The Arachis ipaensis cultivar K30076 chromosome B07, Araip1.1, whole genome shotgun sequence genome includes a window with the following:
- the LOC107607321 gene encoding uncharacterized protein LOC107607321: MAAAMQGMTAALGNHAGNGNGGSGENGPMTLATFLKVNPPIFRGTTNPTEADNWFQAMERALHAQQVSEDQQVEFATYQLVGEAQFWWQGTRCLLQQGDAAIPWDAFRLEFYRKYFPNSVRTAKELELLQLK; the protein is encoded by the coding sequence ATGGCTGCTGCCATGCAGGGCATGACTGCGGCGTTAGGAAACCATGCCGGTAATGGGAATGGCGGTAGCGGAGAAAACGGACCGATGACCTTAGCGACCTTCCTGAAGGTAAACCCACCCATATTTAGAGGAACGACGAACCCCACGGAGGCAGATAattggtttcaggctatggaaagAGCCTTGCATGCGCAACAAGTGTCCGAGGATCAACAGGTTGAATTTGCCACTTATCAGTTGGTGGGGGAAGCACAATTCTGGTGGCAGGGGACTCGATGTCTCCTACAACAAGGTGATGCCGCGATACCTTGGGATGCTTTCCGACTTGAATTCTATAGGAAATATTTTCCTAACTCTGTCAGGACGGCAAAGGAGCTCGAGTTACTACAATTAAAGTAG
- the LOC107607320 gene encoding uncharacterized protein LOC107607320: protein MKPDYFMLSLLIPGPQSPGNDIDVYLQPLIEELKELWESGVETYDSKENKTFNMRACLLWTINDFPAYAMLSGWSTKGKLACPCCNDETSSIYLKHSHKTVYMDHRRFLSMNHPWRHNKRSFNGKIELRSPPQLLEGSTVFDILQEVDNSFGKKQKRSKNGISNWKKRSIFFELPYWKSNMFRHNLDVMHIEKNIVDSIIGTLLDIPGKTKDHAAARFDLKDMGIRKNLQPRDTKDGKKTKLAKACFSMTPAEKTIFCRVLKVAKLPDGSASNIARCVHETEKKISGYKTHDAHFMLHYLLQVPIKIILLDHVAIALVRLCSFFRRICQKVISLDEVVNLEAEIAETLCQLERIFPPSFFDIMVHLPIHLANEVRLGGPVQYRWMYPVERYMCTLKSYVRNRSRPEGSIAEGYLANECINFCSRYLHEDVHTRFNRIPRNNDECVSDEVRTPSLFPSKGCPLGRRMGDLFILDEKSEIQGHAYILNNCDKIEVYMREHEEAVNDNNPRRTKWEKAKDRSQ from the exons ATGAAGCCTGATTATTTTATGCTATCTTTACTCATTCCTGGACCACAATCACCGGGAAATGACATTGATGTCTATCTTCAACCGTTGattgaagaattaaaagaattATGGGAGTCAGGTGTCGAAACATATGATTCGAAAGAAAACAAAACATTCAACATGAGAGCATGCCTTTTGTGGACAATTAATGACTTCCCTGCGTATGCTATGTTATCTGGGTGGAGTACAAAGGGAAAATTGGCTTGTCCATGCTGTAATGACGAGACTTCTTCTATCTATCTGAAACATAGTCACAAGACTGTTTATATGGATCACCGAAGGTTTTTATCCATGAATCATCCATGGAGGCATAACAAAAGATCTTTCAATGGAAAAATTGAACTCAGGTCTCCACCACAGTTGTTAGAAGGTTCAACTGTATTTGATATATTGCAAGAGGTAGATAATTCTTTTGGGAAGAAGCAAAAGAGATCAAAGAATGGCATATCAAATTGGAAAAAACGGTCAATCTTTTTTGAGTTACCATATTGGAAGTCCAACATGTTTAGACACAACCTTGAtgtcatgcacatagagaagaatatAGTTGATAGCATAATTGGAACTCTTTTAGATATTCCCGGAAAGACGAAAGATCATGCAGCTGCTCGTTTTGACCTTAAAGATATGGGTATCAGGAAGAACCTTCAACCAAGAGATACGAAGGATGGAAAAAAAACTAAGTTAGCAAAGGCATGCTTTTCAATGACTCCAGCAGAGAAAACAATCTTTTGTCGTGTGTTGAAAGTGGCAAAATTACCAGACGGTAGCGCTTCCAATATTGCTCGATGTGTGCatgaaacagaaaagaagatttcTGGTTACAAGACCCATGATGCTCATTTCATGTTGCATTACTTGTTGCAAGTACCAATCAAGATCATACTTCTTGACCATGTTGCCATCGCTCTAGTTCGATTATGTTCATTTTTTCGCCGAATATGTCAGAAAGTAATTAGCTTGGATGAGGTAGTTAACTTAGAAGCAGAGATTGCTGAGACATTGTGCCAATTGGAGAGGATTTTCCCTCCTAGCTTTTTTGACATAATGGTGCACTTGCCTATTCATTTAGCAAATGAGGTGAGGTTAGGTGGTCCAGTTCAATATCGTTGGATGTACCCTGTTGAACGGTATATGTGCACACTAAAATCGTATGTTCGTAATAGAAGTCGTCCAGAAGGATCTATTGCCGAAGGATATTTGGCGAATGAGTGTATCAATTTTTGCTCAAGATATTTGCATGAAGATGTTcatacaagatttaatagaaTCCCTCGGAACAACGATGAGTGTGTTTCAGATGAGGTGCGAACTCCTAGTTTGTTTCCAAGCAAAGGATGTCCTCTTGGTAGAAGAATGGGAGATTTGTTTATTTTAGATGAAAAATCAGAAATACAAGGTCATGCATACATTCTAAACAATTGTGATAAGATCGAAGTCTACATGAG AGAGCATGAGGAGGCAGTTAATGATAACAATCCACGaagaacaaagtgggagaaagccAAGGACCGCAGTCAATAA
- the LOC110265071 gene encoding uncharacterized protein LOC110265071 — MDMSKDWMDTPRHEKEYQVGVERFLHFAFSSKGVPQGEEIQCPCAKCCNIFWLKRDDVYDHLICHGFVKGYKRWFNHGESLFAMDIDSDIGGEYNCNDNIDELLRDRFRDNTQVDRQNMGPNECAKEFYKLVDEASQELYPGCKEFTRLSFTIRLYLLKCLHGWSNASFTSLLELLKEAMPYLNIPISFDKTKNMVKNLGLDYQKIDACRNDCMLYRNGYENDSSCHVCGTSHYIEHHEEEDDVTSSRKPRKVAAKTLRHFPLIPRLQRLFMCTRTVEAMSWHHNERVKDGSLRHPADGESWKAFDNRHEDFAKEPRNVRLGLASNRFNLF; from the coding sequence ATGGATATGTCGAAAGACTGGATGGATACACCACGTCATGAGAAAGAATATCAAGTTGGTGTAGAAAGATTTTTACACTTTGCTTTCTCATCAAAGGGAGTTCCTCAAGGGGAAGAAATTCAATGCCCTTGTGCAAAGTGTTGTAATATATTTTGGTTAAAGAGAGATGACGTATATGATCATCTAATATGCCACGGTTTTGTAAAAGGTTATAAGCGGTGGTTTAATCATGGGGAATCACTTTTTGCTATGGATATTGACAGTGACATAGGCGGTGAATATAACTGCAATGATAACATTGATGAGTTGTTACGTGATAGATTTCGAGATAATACACAAGTTGACAGACAAAACATGGGGCCTAATGAATGTGCAAAGGAATTTTATAAATTGGTAGACGAGGCAAGCCAAGAACTATACCCCGGGTGTAAAGAATTCACAAGATTATCGTTTACCATTCGTCTTTACTTGTTAAAATGCTTGCATGGTTGGAGTAATGCGTCATTTACTTCTCTCTTGGAATTATTGAAAGAAGCAATGCCATATTTGAATATTCCTATTTCTTTTGATAAAACCAAGAATATGGTGAAGAACTTGGGTCTTGACTACCAAAAGATCGATGCATGTCGCAATGACTGCATGTTGTATCGGAATGGGTATGAGAATGACTCATCTTGTCATGTCTGTGGAACATCCCATTATATTGagcatcatgaagaagaggatgatGTTACCTCATCTAGAAAGCCTCGCAAAGTTGCTGCGAAAACTCTAAGGCATTTCCCTTTGATTCCCAGACTTCAACGGCTTTTTATGTGCACAAGAACTGTCGAAGCTATGTCTTGGCATCACAATGAGCGCGTTAAAGACGGGTCCTTAAGGCATCCTGCCGATGGTGAATCTTGGAAAGCATTTGACAATCGACATGAAGATTTTGCAAAGGAGCCTCGTAATGTGAGACTTGGGTTAGCAAGCAACAGATTCAATCTATTCTGA